Proteins encoded within one genomic window of Haematobia irritans isolate KBUSLIRL chromosome 5, ASM5000362v1, whole genome shotgun sequence:
- the RpS18 gene encoding ribosomal protein S18 — protein MSLVIPEKFQHILRIMNTNIDGKRKVGIAMTNIKGVGRRYSNIVLKKADIDLTKRAGECTEEEVEKVVTIISNPLIYKVPNWFLNRQKDIIDGKHNQLTSSNLDSKLRDDLERLKKIRSHRGLRHYWGLRVRGQHTKTTGRRGRTVGVSKKK, from the exons ATG TCGCTCGTTATTCCAGAAAAGTTCCAACACATTCTGCGTATCATGAATACCAACATTGATGGTAAACGCAAAGTTGGTATTGCCATGACAAACATTAAGGGTGTAGGTCGCCGTTACTCCAACATTGTGTTGAAGAAGGCCGATATCGATTTAACCAAGCGTGCCGGTGAATGCACTGAAGAGGAG gtTGAAAAGGTTGTCACCATCATCTCCAACCCATTGATCTACAAAGTCCCCAACTGGTTCTTGAATAGACAAAAGGACATCATTGATGGTAAACACAATCAATTGACCTCCTCCAATTTGGATTCCAAGTTGCGTGATGATTTGGAACGTTTGAAGAAGATCCGTTCCCACCGTGGTCTTCGTCACTACTGGGGTCTCCGTGTCCGTGGTCAACACACCAAGACTACTGGTCGTCGTGGTCGCACTGTCGGTGTATCCAAGAAGAAGTAA